A genomic window from Lotus japonicus ecotype B-129 chromosome 1, LjGifu_v1.2 includes:
- the LOC130727343 gene encoding flotillin-like protein 4 produces MYKVAKASECLAITGVGINDIKLAKKSWILPGQSCTVVDLTPVNYTFEVQAMSAEKLPFNLPAVFTIGPRVDDDESLLKYAKLISKHDKLSNHINELVQGIIEGETRVLAASMTMEEVFKGTKEFKKEVFGKVQLELNQFGLLIYNANVKQLVDVRGHEYFSYLGQKTQMEAANQAKVDVAEARMKGEVGAKLRDGQTLQNAAKIDAETKIIATQRQGEGQKEEIKVRTEVKVYENQKEADVAQANSELAKKKAAWAQTAQVAEVEAAKAVALREAELQGEVERMNAVTRTEKLKADFLTKASVEYETKVQEANWDLYKKQKSAEAILFEKQKEAEAQKALAEAAFYTRRQAAEAELVSKKKEAEGLIAIGQAQAAYLKSLLDALGGSYAALRDYLMINGGMFQELAKINAEGIRGLQPKISIWNNGNGGGEIADGNGVIGMNEVAGVYKMLPPLFKTVHEQTGMLPPAWMGTFSDKTS; encoded by the exons ATGTATAAGGTAGCAAAAGCATCAGAATGTCTGGCCATCACAGGCGTTGGAATCAATGACATAAAGCTGGCAAAGAAATCATGGATCCTCCCCGGCCAATCCTGCACCGTTGTTGACCTCACTCCGGTGAACTACACCTTCGAGGTCCAAGCCATGAGCGCCGAGAAGCTCCCTTTTAACCTCCCGGCCGTCTTCACAATCGGCCCCAGGGTCGATGATGATGAAAGCCTCCTCAAATATGCCAAGCTCATCTCCAAACATGACAAGCTCTCCAACCACATCAATGAGCTCGTCCAGGGCATCATCGAGGGCGAGACACGTGTTCTCGCCGCCTCAATGACTATGGAGGAGGTTTTCAAAGGTACAAAAGAGTTCAAGAAGGAAGTGTTCGGGAAGGTGCAGCTCGAGCTAAACCAATTCGGCCTTCTCATCTACAATGCCAACGTGAAGCAACTCGTGGATGTCCGTGGTCATGAGTACTTCTCTTACTTGGGCCAGAAGACACAAATGGAGGCCGCAAACCAAGCTAAG GTGGATGTGGCTGAAGCGAGGATGAAAGGGGAGGTAGGGGCGAAGTTGAGGGATGGGCAAACACTTCAAAATGCGGCAAAGATTGATGCGGAGACAAAGATCATAGCAACACAGAGGCAAGGGGAGGGGCAGAAGGAGGAGATAAAGGTGAGGACAGAGGTGAAGGTGTATGAGAATCAAAAGGAGGCTGACGTGGCACAGGCTAACTCTGAGCTTGCTAAGAAGAAGGCTGCATGGGCGCAAACGGCCCAAGTGGCAGAGGTGGAGGCCGCAAAGGCGGTGGCGCTCAGGGAGGCAGAGTTGCAAGGGGAGGTGGAGAGGATGAATGCTGTCACGAGGACTGAGAAGCTTAAGGCTGATTTCCTCACCAAGGCAAGCGTGGAGTATGAAACCAAG GTACAAGAGGCCAATTGGGATCTATACAAGAAACAAAAATCAGCTGAAGCAATTCTGTTTGAGAAGCAGAAAGAGGCAGAAGCACAGAAAGCATTAGCAGAAGCAGCATTTTACACTCGCCGGCAAGCAGCAGAAGCAGAGTTAGTCTCAAAGAAAAAAGAGGCAGAGGGGCTTATAGCAATTGGTCAAGCCCAAGCAGCATATCTAAAGTCACTTCTGGATGCACTGGGTGGAAGCTATGCAGCTCTAAGAGACTACTTGATGATAAATGGTGGCATGTTTCAAGAACTTGCAAAAATCAATGCTGAGGGAATTCGCGGACTTCAGCCCAAGATTAGTATTTGGAATAATGGTAATGGTGGTGGAGAAATCGCTGATGGAAATGGTGTCATTGGTATGAATGAGGTTGCTGGTGTCTACAAGATGTTGCCACCTCTATTCAAGACAGTTCATGAGCAAACTGGTATGCTGCCACCAGCTTGGATGGGAACCTTTTCTGACAAAACTTCTTAG